From Xyrauchen texanus isolate HMW12.3.18 chromosome 12, RBS_HiC_50CHRs, whole genome shotgun sequence, one genomic window encodes:
- the LOC127652569 gene encoding hemoglobin cathodic subunit beta-like, producing the protein MVEWSDSERKTIVSVWGQINIDEIGPQSLARMLIVYPWTQRYFGTFGNLFNAAAILGNPKVAEHGKTVLGALDKGVKNLDNIKGTYSKLSLLHCEKLNVDPDNFRLLADCLTIVIATKFGSAFNPEVQATWQKFLSVVVSALSSRYF; encoded by the exons ATGGTGGAGTGGTCAGATTCCGAGCGTAAGACTATTGTGAGTGTCTGGGGTCAAATCAACATCGATGAAATCGGACCCCAGTCTCTGGCAAG GATGCTGATCGTATATCCCTGGACTCAGAGGTACTTCGGGACCTTTGGAAACCTGTTCAACGCAGCTGCAATCCTGGGCAATCCCAAGGTGGCTGAACATGGCAAAACTGTGCTTGGTGCGTTGGACAAAGGCGTGAAGAACCTAGATAACATCAAAGGCACATACTCCAAACTAAGCTTGCTGCACTGCGAGAAACTCAACGTCGATCCCGACAACTTCAGG CTGTTGGCCGATTGCCTGACCATTGTCATTGCGACCAAATTCGGATCCGCTTTTAACCCTGAGGTTCAGGCCACCTGGCAGAAATTCCTGTCTGTCGTTGTGTCCGCGCTCTCCAGCCGTTACTTCTAA
- the LOC127652571 gene encoding hemoglobin subunit alpha-like encodes MSLTAKDKNLVRAFWGKISSKADAIGQEALGRMLVVYPQTKTYFAHWPETSPGSAPVMKHGKTVMAAITDAVGKIDDLVGGLSSLSELHATELRIDPGNFKILSHNILVTLAIHFPADFTAEVHVSVDKFLAALSAALADKYR; translated from the exons ATGAGTTTGACAGCTAAGGATAAGAACTTGGTCAGAGCCTTCTGGGGTAAAATCTCTAGTAAAGCCGACGCCATAGGACAGGAAGCTCTAGGGAG AATGCTTGTTGTCTACCCTCAGACCAAAACATATTTTGCTCATTGGCCTGAAACCTCTCCTGGCTCTGCCCCAGTGATGAAGCATGGTAAAACTGTGATGGCAGCCATTACTGATGCTGTGGGTAAAATTGATGATCTTGTTGGTGGGCTGAGCTCCCTGAGTGAACTGCATGCCACTGAGCTCCGCATAGATCCTGGAAACTTCAAG attttgtCCCATAACATCCTCGTGACTCTTGCGATTCATTTCCCGGCTGATTTCACCGCAGAAGTGCATGTGTCTGTGGACAAGTTCCTCGCGGCTCTGTCTGCTGCTCTTGCTGATAAATACAGATAA